A single genomic interval of Terriglobus albidus harbors:
- a CDS encoding RrF2 family transcriptional regulator — MLRLTKKADYGLMALKYLAEQVDNGAQSAKDIAEAYHIPAQLLAKILQTLAKGGLLVSTAGTRGGYALARPANQISAFEVIRTIDGPLFITSCITIHGACDLTSTCTIKEPLRKVNDSIKELLSGITIADLAESPETGTALGSGLVTIAL; from the coding sequence ATGCTCAGGCTGACAAAAAAAGCGGACTACGGGCTGATGGCTCTGAAGTATCTGGCCGAGCAGGTGGACAACGGCGCCCAGAGCGCCAAGGACATTGCCGAGGCCTACCACATCCCCGCGCAGTTGCTTGCGAAGATCCTGCAGACGCTCGCCAAGGGCGGCCTGCTGGTCTCAACCGCAGGGACCCGCGGTGGTTACGCGCTGGCGCGGCCGGCAAACCAGATCAGCGCCTTCGAGGTTATCCGCACGATCGATGGGCCGCTGTTTATTACCAGTTGCATTACGATTCACGGCGCCTGCGACCTGACGAGTACCTGCACCATCAAAGAACCACTACGCAAGGTGAATGACAGCATCAAAGAATTGCTGAGCGGCATTACGATCGCGGACCTGGCTGAATCGCCAGAGACCGGAACCGCGCTGGGCAGTGGCCTGGTAACGATCGCGCTGTAG